Below is a window of Acidimicrobiales bacterium DNA.
GCCGCGATGGGCACCGCTGGCGCCACGGCGAACACCGTTCTCGGCAAGGTCGGGCCGGCCGCGGCGATTGCCGCAGTGGGACTCGGCGTCGTCGCCGCCGAACTCGGTCGGATCGACGCCGAAGTCGCCGAAGTCGTCGCGTCAGCGACCGCCGACCTCGACCTCACGAACATGGAAGACCTCGGCACCGCCGTCGAGCGTCTCAGCGAGCAGGTGCGGGAAGCGCAGCAGGCCGCCGACCCCGGCTTCTGGAACATCCAGCCGTGGTGGGAGACCTCCGAGTCGCAGCGCGAAGCCAACGAGATGGGCGAAGCCCTCGACCGGCTTGTGTTCCGCATGCGGATGGCCGGCGCCGAAGCCGAAGTCGTCCAGAGGAACCTGACCGGCTGGAAGGAGTCGATGCCCGGCCTCACCGCCGCTCTCGGCCTGTCCGAGGAGGCGGTACGCGAACTCGCCGACCGGTACGACATCGACCTGTCGGGCGCCTACCGGGACCTGCTCCCCGCGTTGCAGGCCGTGAAGGCGGAGCAGCAGGCCAGCGTGGAGACGACCGGCCATCTGAGCGACGCTACCGGCGATCTCGGCGAGGACGTGGGCGACCTTGAGGAGCAGTTGGGCGGCGAGACGGAGGCGGCGAAGGCGGCCCGGGACGCGCATGAGAAGTGGCTGGAGTCGTTGGAGGGGATCAACGACTCGTTCCTCGACCCGGTCGGCACGTGGAACGACCTGTTGCAGGACAACGCTCAGGAGTTGTCGGACAACGCCAACGAGGTGATCTCGTGGTGGAACGCCACCCACGACGGTGCTGACAAGGCGGCCACGTCGTGGGAGGACTTCCGCGACCGGGCGGTGCCCGCGATCGACGAGTACATGGACAAGCTGCGCGAGCAGGTGCAGGCGCAGACCGAGTGGCGCACGAACCTCGGGATCATCGCCATGCGGGCCGGCGAGGATGTCGCGTCCGAGATGGCCGGGTGGGGTCCGGAAGCGGCCGGTCTGATCGCTGAAATGGCGAAGGCGTCCGACGCCGAATTGCAGGCGTTCGTCAACGACGTGGTCAAGCCGCAGATGGCGAACGCAGCCGGAGCCGTGGACACGGAGATGCAGGTGATGGCTGCCTATGGCCGACAGGGCGGTCGAGCCACTGCCGAAGCGATTTCTGAGGAGACCGGGGTCACGCCGCAGGAGGTGCAGCGGATCATCTCGGAGGCGAACGGCTTGCTCGGGTTGCAGATGGGGGTGATGAACGAGATCGCCCGTCAAGGGGCACACGCCACCTACCGGTCGGTCGCCGACGAACTGGGTCTGACGCCGGCCGAGGTTCGTACGATCATGGCGAACGCCGGGGCCGAGCAGACGACCGGCATGCGGATCATGACTGCCGCAGCCGACCTCGGCGCCGCGGCGACGGTGTGGGCGATCGCTACCCGGCTCGGTGTGACCCCTGGGATCGTCCGCGACGTGACGCGTGCGGCGGGCCTTGAACTCCAAGAAGGGATCAACCCTCTCTTGGGTGCGGTCGGGGCATCACGGGTGACGGTGTACGCCAACGCTCGGGGGGCGGTGTTCGAAGATCATTCGCCGCAGATCGGCGACGGCCGGGTGGTCCGGCTGTGGAACGAGCCCGAGACCGGTGGGGAGGCGTACCTTCCCAAGTTCGGCGACCGGTCCCGTGGCCGAGCCATCCTCAACGTGGCGGCCGACTGGTACGACATGGCGGTCCTCCCGAAGGACCGGGTGCCCGACGAGTTCCGGGTGCGCCGGTTCGCGACGGGTGGGGTGCTGACCGGCGACTTCGCGAACATGTTCATGTCGTCCGCCGACCTGCCGCCGACCCCCGAGTTCGACCCGCTCGCGTTCCCGTTGGAGACCGGCTACAAGGCCGGCTGGGAGTACATGCGCGGCGAGGTGGGGGCGTGGATCGACCGGACGTTGGCGGCCACGTCGTTCGCCGGTGACGCCGGTGGACTCAACCCGATCCTGCTCGGCAAGTTCAACCTGTGGAACGCGCTGACCGGCGGCGGGCACTACATCGTGTCCGGCTACCGGTCGTACGCCGAGCAGGCCGCCCTGTACGCGAGGTACCTGGCCGGCGACCCGTCGCTGACGTTGGTCGCCCCGCCGGGGTCGTCGAACCACCAGCTGGGTCTCGCGATCGACCACGCCCCCGATTCGACGGCCTATGACCGGCCGGTCGGCTACGCGCTCGGTGTTCACTGGCCGGTGCCGCGGGAGCCGTGGCACATGGAGGTCGTCGGGATGCCGCGATCGTTCACCCCGTTCTCCTACGACCAGGGCGGCTGGCTCCCTCAGGGCCTGTCGTTGGCGTACAACGGGACGGGCGCGCCGGAGCCGGTCGGGATGCCGAACGTCAACGTGAACGTCGAAGCGCGGGTGTTCATGGGGGACCGGGAGATCACCGA
It encodes the following:
- a CDS encoding phage tail tape measure protein, encoding MAWRNIDIALRADTSNYEQGMKRSSDTTRRFRTEQEQAVTKSRANMQQLGQGAMVVGGAMVAGFGLAVNASAQFERQLSELGAVSGASSSEMGRLRAAVLEAGAATVFSAGEAAQGATELAKAGVSTADILGGGLTGALNLAAAGNLSLARAAEIAAAGMNTFGLAGSDVPRIADTLAAAANKSAADVEDIGMALQQSGLVADQFGLTIEETSGILAMFSQAGLNGSDAGTSFKTMLQRLVPQSVEAASMMHELNLQFFDSEGAFTGIASVAEQLQDRLGSLSDEQRATALSTLFGADAVRGATILMEGGAEAVGRWTENVTDQGYAADLAAEKLDNLAGDLESLRGSLETTLIGAGSQANGVMRTMVQTATDLVNGLGGLPAPIQTTATAVSGLGGGLLFLGGGIAYLKPKVDAAREALAAMGTAGATANTVLGKVGPAAAIAAVGLGVVAAELGRIDAEVAEVVASATADLDLTNMEDLGTAVERLSEQVREAQQAADPGFWNIQPWWETSESQREANEMGEALDRLVFRMRMAGAEAEVVQRNLTGWKESMPGLTAALGLSEEAVRELADRYDIDLSGAYRDLLPALQAVKAEQQASVETTGHLSDATGDLGEDVGDLEEQLGGETEAAKAARDAHEKWLESLEGINDSFLDPVGTWNDLLQDNAQELSDNANEVISWWNATHDGADKAATSWEDFRDRAVPAIDEYMDKLREQVQAQTEWRTNLGIIAMRAGEDVASEMAGWGPEAAGLIAEMAKASDAELQAFVNDVVKPQMANAAGAVDTEMQVMAAYGRQGGRATAEAISEETGVTPQEVQRIISEANGLLGLQMGVMNEIARQGAHATYRSVADELGLTPAEVRTIMANAGAEQTTGMRIMTAAADLGAAATVWAIATRLGVTPGIVRDVTRAAGLELQEGINPLLGAVGASRVTVYANARGAVFEDHSPQIGDGRVVRLWNEPETGGEAYLPKFGDRSRGRAILNVAADWYDMAVLPKDRVPDEFRVRRFATGGVLTGDFANMFMSSADLPPTPEFDPLAFPLETGYKAGWEYMRGEVGAWIDRTLAATSFAGDAGGLNPILLGKFNLWNALTGGGHYIVSGYRSYAEQAALYARYLAGDPSLTLVAPPGSSNHQLGLAIDHAPDSTAYDRPVGYALGVHWPVPREPWHMEVVGMPRSFTPFSYDQGGWLPQGLSLAYNGTGAPEPVGMPNVNVNVEARVFMGDREITDIVRVESRVVASEVMVDGVNRMRRGFTRRPR